One genomic region from Candidatus Xiphinematobacter sp. encodes:
- a CDS encoding phosphopantothenoylcysteine synthase, with the protein MRKFSQGQIIVTCGPAFEPIDAVRRITNFSTGELGTLLCNHLTEKGWEVFCLRGTGATYPRPAHANIFPFSTNMDLEKCLNRLSELPSIVGVFHAAALCDFRVVRVENSHGVEVIPKKLGSRSGSIHLTLEPTPKIVRKLRGLFPHSYIVGWKYELKGLSKEAISIGYQQITESATDACIVNGPALGGNFVFLGREDTLLSFPTKMRLCLYLNQWLSHLTHSL; encoded by the coding sequence ATGAGAAAGTTTTCTCAGGGACAGATCATCGTCACCTGTGGCCCTGCTTTTGAACCCATCGATGCAGTGAGACGCATCACTAATTTTTCAACTGGAGAACTAGGAACACTTTTATGTAACCACCTAACTGAGAAAGGATGGGAAGTATTCTGTCTACGGGGAACGGGTGCCACCTATCCGCGCCCCGCTCATGCCAATATTTTTCCATTCTCGACTAATATGGACCTGGAGAAATGTCTTAACCGGTTATCGGAACTCCCCAGCATAGTGGGTGTCTTTCACGCGGCTGCTCTTTGCGATTTCCGAGTAGTGCGCGTGGAAAACAGCCATGGCGTCGAAGTTATACCGAAGAAACTAGGCAGTCGTTCTGGAAGTATACACCTAACTCTAGAGCCAACTCCGAAAATCGTCCGGAAACTCCGAGGCTTGTTCCCTCACAGTTATATTGTGGGGTGGAAATATGAACTGAAGGGGCTTTCTAAAGAAGCCATTTCCATAGGGTATCAACAGATTACAGAGAGCGCAACAGACGCGTGTATCGTCAATGGCCCCGCCTTGGGAGGCAACTTCGTCTTTCTGGGAAGAGAGGACACTTTGCTCTCGTTTCCAAC
- the guaA gene encoding glutamine-hydrolyzing GMP synthase, translating to MHSTSNILILDFGSQYTQIIARRIRECHVYSEIVPYHASLARVQAAAPSGIILSGGPSSACSPEAPTFDKKIYELGVPILGICYGIQIIARDFGGIVERSSRREYGPGVLHVDRHCPLFRGLPDKVNVWSSHRDRIVSLPEGFSAVGRTEHSPYAAIAFQGKHIYGLQFHPEVTHTPCGKDILQNFLTMVCKCTPSWTSEAFIARICKELREKIGEGQVMLGLSGGVDSYVAAALLQLAVGKQLTCVFVDNGLLRAGESQTVNKLFTCNFHGIRLKMVDASGSFFSRLRGIIDPERKRKVIGNEFVRIFQLTAQQLQASLRCPFHYLAQGTLYPDVIESTSLANNSLPIKSHHNVAGLPSQMEFELIEPLRHLFKDEVREVGLKLGLPQELIYRQPFPGPGLAVRILGKITRRRLHILRGADAIVTEEMQASGWYCKVWQSFAILLPVRSVGVMGDERTYENTVAIRIVESRDGMTANWVPVPHSLLAKISSRITNEISGVNRVCYDISSKPPATIEWE from the coding sequence ATGCACTCCACCTCCAACATACTTATCCTCGATTTCGGTTCCCAATACACCCAGATCATTGCACGCCGTATCCGAGAATGCCATGTCTACTCGGAAATAGTTCCTTATCATGCCAGCCTAGCCCGGGTTCAAGCGGCCGCTCCCTCAGGAATTATCCTCTCCGGAGGGCCTTCCAGCGCTTGCTCACCAGAGGCGCCCACCTTCGACAAGAAAATTTATGAACTAGGGGTTCCTATCCTCGGCATTTGCTATGGTATTCAAATAATAGCCAGAGATTTTGGCGGAATTGTGGAAAGGTCTTCTCGCCGTGAATATGGTCCTGGAGTTCTCCATGTTGACCGTCACTGCCCTTTGTTTCGTGGACTACCTGACAAGGTCAATGTCTGGAGTAGCCATCGAGACAGAATCGTTTCCCTCCCGGAGGGATTTTCTGCTGTCGGGAGAACTGAGCATTCCCCTTATGCCGCGATAGCCTTCCAAGGGAAGCATATCTATGGTCTACAATTCCACCCAGAAGTCACCCATACTCCCTGCGGAAAGGACATTCTACAAAATTTCCTGACTATGGTTTGTAAGTGTACCCCAAGCTGGACGTCGGAGGCATTTATTGCGCGAATCTGTAAAGAGCTAAGAGAAAAGATAGGCGAAGGGCAAGTGATGCTTGGGTTGAGCGGTGGGGTAGATTCTTACGTTGCAGCTGCTCTATTGCAACTTGCTGTTGGAAAGCAGCTTACCTGCGTTTTTGTAGATAACGGCCTTTTGCGTGCTGGAGAATCCCAGACAGTAAACAAACTTTTCACCTGCAATTTTCATGGCATTCGGCTCAAAATGGTGGACGCCTCGGGGAGTTTCTTCTCTAGACTCAGGGGAATAATCGACCCTGAGAGAAAACGGAAAGTTATCGGCAACGAGTTTGTACGGATATTTCAGTTAACTGCTCAACAGCTTCAAGCTTCACTAAGGTGCCCCTTTCACTATCTCGCTCAGGGAACCCTCTATCCAGACGTTATCGAGAGTACTTCACTAGCTAATAACTCTCTTCCAATCAAGAGTCATCATAACGTAGCGGGTCTTCCATCTCAGATGGAGTTCGAACTAATAGAGCCGTTGCGTCACCTCTTCAAGGATGAGGTGCGAGAGGTTGGCCTGAAGCTAGGGCTACCTCAGGAACTCATCTATCGCCAGCCCTTTCCTGGGCCTGGGCTTGCAGTTCGCATCCTAGGGAAAATAACCCGTAGACGTCTGCACATTTTGCGTGGTGCCGACGCTATTGTCACCGAGGAAATGCAAGCCTCTGGCTGGTATTGCAAAGTGTGGCAGTCGTTTGCTATCTTGCTACCTGTACGCTCAGTAGGAGTAATGGGGGATGAACGTACTTATGAAAATACTGTCGCTATACGTATAGTAGAAAGTCGTGATGGGATGACAGCTAATTGGGTTCCAGTTCCCCATAGTTTGCTCGCAAAGATTTCCTCCCGGATTACTAATGAAATCAGCGGTGTTAACCGAGTTTGTTACGATATTTCCAGTAAGCCGCCTGCTACTATTGAATGGGAGTGA
- the coaD gene encoding pantetheine-phosphate adenylyltransferase, with amino-acid sequence MKRALYPGSFDPVTNGHLDVIHRATELFEEIIVAVAVNDSKSPLFSAQERADLVCQSLHKGTPSVRVRVLILEGLLAEFAWKNRIQVVIRGLRAVSDFEFEFQMALMNRSLYPKLETIFLTPQEKYTYLSSRLVKEVALLGGDVSRFVSSAVAARLKRVYSQRR; translated from the coding sequence GTGAAACGCGCTCTCTATCCAGGAAGTTTTGATCCCGTCACCAATGGTCACTTGGACGTCATTCACAGGGCAACAGAGCTGTTTGAAGAGATTATTGTGGCTGTCGCGGTGAATGATTCCAAGAGCCCTCTGTTTTCTGCTCAGGAAAGAGCGGACTTGGTTTGCCAATCTTTGCACAAGGGAACCCCTTCGGTACGTGTTCGTGTCCTAATACTGGAGGGGCTCCTTGCTGAGTTTGCTTGGAAGAACCGGATTCAGGTAGTAATCCGAGGCCTAAGGGCGGTTTCGGATTTTGAATTTGAGTTCCAAATGGCTCTTATGAATCGTTCTCTCTATCCAAAACTAGAGACCATCTTCCTAACCCCTCAGGAGAAGTATACTTACCTGAGTTCTCGGCTAGTCAAAGAGGTTGCTCTACTGGGGGGAGATGTTTCCAGATTTGTCTCGTCTGCCGTGGCGGCACGGCTAAAAAGAGTCTACTCTCAGCGTAGATGA
- the rpmF gene encoding 50S ribosomal protein L32, with protein MGVPKRKTSKMRLRTRKASHHWRAAKVVSCPRCGARVLPHTACTSCGYYKGRLVLCAGKSLA; from the coding sequence ATGGGAGTGCCAAAGAGAAAAACTTCCAAGATGCGTTTGCGCACGCGCAAAGCGTCGCACCACTGGAGGGCTGCCAAGGTTGTTTCCTGCCCACGATGTGGAGCGAGGGTCCTGCCCCATACTGCTTGCACTTCCTGTGGCTACTATAAGGGTAGGCTAGTTCTGTGTGCTGGGAAATCTTTGGCTTAG
- the plsX gene encoding phosphate acyltransferase PlsX, translated as MRIALDAMGGDYAPTNIVSGAILALREYHRISKLFLVGDRDQIIRHLGEKNCRDQRVEVVHTTQVVEMSDSATESVRRKKNSSVSMAVDLVKNGSADALVSAGHTGATVAATTIKLRTLEGVERPGIASYLPTEHNVCVLIDAGANIEARPEYMLQYAIMGIVLSKHVLGFSNPAVGLMSIGEEDAKGSDLIKESFKLLKSAKLNFRGNVEGHDLFERPVEVVLCDGFTGNVVLKTCEATAAAVFRWLKRELRKGVLHQVGAYMVRNAFRTIWNKTNYETYGGSPLLGVNGVCIIAHGASSPLAVKNAVRVATEFVEQGINPRIIEAIKRCGV; from the coding sequence ATGAGGATTGCTCTGGATGCGATGGGCGGCGATTATGCCCCAACCAACATTGTCTCTGGTGCTATTTTAGCCTTGCGTGAGTATCATAGAATTTCCAAGCTTTTTCTGGTTGGTGATAGAGACCAGATTATTAGACATCTGGGGGAAAAAAACTGCAGAGACCAGAGAGTAGAGGTTGTCCATACTACTCAGGTAGTAGAGATGTCGGACTCAGCAACGGAATCTGTCCGCCGTAAGAAGAATTCTTCTGTTTCCATGGCAGTTGATCTCGTCAAAAATGGGAGTGCCGATGCACTTGTTAGTGCAGGTCATACGGGAGCTACTGTTGCTGCTACAACCATCAAATTGCGGACTCTTGAGGGTGTCGAACGTCCTGGAATTGCTTCCTATCTACCTACGGAGCATAATGTTTGTGTTCTGATTGATGCTGGTGCTAACATCGAGGCGCGTCCGGAGTACATGCTGCAATATGCTATCATGGGCATTGTTCTTTCTAAGCACGTTTTAGGATTTTCCAATCCAGCAGTTGGCTTGATGTCCATTGGTGAGGAAGATGCGAAGGGAAGTGACTTAATCAAGGAAAGTTTTAAACTCCTGAAATCTGCGAAGTTGAATTTCCGGGGTAATGTGGAGGGACACGATCTTTTCGAACGTCCAGTCGAAGTGGTGCTCTGCGACGGTTTTACTGGTAACGTAGTCCTTAAGACCTGCGAAGCCACAGCTGCAGCAGTTTTTCGCTGGCTCAAACGTGAATTGAGGAAAGGTGTGCTGCATCAAGTGGGAGCCTACATGGTACGTAATGCCTTTCGGACAATTTGGAATAAGACTAATTATGAAACATATGGTGGCAGTCCATTGCTCGGGGTCAACGGGGTCTGTATCATTGCCCATGGAGCTAGTAGCCCACTTGCTGTCAAGAACGCCGTGCGTGTTGCTACTGAATTCGTTGAGCAGGGTATTAACCCACGCATCATTGAGGCGATTAAGCGGTGCGGGGTATAG
- a CDS encoding ketoacyl-ACP synthase III has translation MRLTSSKQSGGQWRALPPNSPPSRTASIVGTGGYVPQRILTNTELEKIVDTSDAWITSRTGIKERRIAAPEEFTSHMAAKAAREAMEQAKVQASEIDMIVLATISPDTFFPATACHVQRLLGAKHAACFDISAACSGFLYSLEIARQFICTSTYDTVLVVGADRLSSLVDWRDRNTCVLFGDGAGAAVLKYRRGSRGIITTFMGSNGDYGDILCMPGGGCALPVTPENFARHFNTIRMNGKETFKLAITSMQSAALYALQQAGLAISDIKCVVPHQANIRIIEVLADRLKVPMEKVYVNLDRFGNTSAAAVAIALDEANRNGRFKAGDYILMVTFGGGLTWASSIIQW, from the coding sequence GTGAGGTTAACGTCTAGTAAGCAGTCTGGTGGGCAGTGGCGAGCCTTACCTCCAAATTCACCACCAAGCCGCACAGCCTCTATTGTAGGAACTGGAGGCTATGTACCACAACGAATCCTGACCAATACTGAGTTGGAGAAAATTGTGGATACGAGCGACGCTTGGATTACTTCCCGTACTGGTATCAAGGAGCGGCGCATTGCCGCACCGGAGGAATTTACCAGCCATATGGCTGCAAAGGCGGCTCGAGAAGCCATGGAACAGGCGAAAGTGCAAGCTAGTGAAATTGACATGATTGTTCTTGCTACCATCTCCCCAGATACTTTTTTTCCGGCAACTGCTTGCCACGTCCAGCGTCTGCTTGGAGCGAAGCATGCTGCCTGCTTTGATATTTCTGCAGCTTGCTCTGGCTTTCTTTACTCGCTGGAGATTGCGCGGCAGTTTATCTGTACCTCCACATATGACACTGTACTTGTGGTTGGTGCAGACAGGTTAAGTTCTCTAGTGGACTGGCGTGATCGTAACACTTGTGTCCTTTTCGGGGATGGAGCAGGTGCGGCCGTCCTAAAGTATAGAAGGGGATCCAGGGGAATTATTACGACATTCATGGGAAGCAATGGAGACTACGGGGACATTTTATGTATGCCTGGAGGAGGCTGTGCTCTACCTGTTACTCCTGAAAATTTTGCGAGGCATTTTAACACTATTCGGATGAACGGAAAGGAAACCTTCAAGCTGGCCATCACTTCCATGCAGTCAGCCGCTCTTTATGCTTTACAACAGGCGGGATTAGCTATTTCCGATATCAAGTGCGTCGTTCCGCACCAAGCCAATATTCGCATCATTGAAGTGCTTGCAGATCGACTTAAGGTTCCTATGGAAAAAGTGTACGTAAATTTGGATCGATTTGGAAATACCTCAGCTGCTGCTGTGGCAATAGCCCTAGACGAAGCTAATCGCAACGGACGTTTTAAAGCTGGTGATTACATTTTGATGGTGACTTTTGGTGGAGGGTTGACTTGGGCAAGCTCGATAATCCAGTGGTGA
- a CDS encoding TatD family hydrolase encodes MLIDTHAHLDELEYTLDLETVITRAADAGVHRVLSIGTGLRSSLQVVSLAERFPSLYAVVGVHPTNIEKEGGDFFEQLQEVALHPKVVAIGETGLDFHCLPSKSGAPLRGRSSKEVDSAAVDRAYKSLQVRVFLQHLDLAAQLGLNVVIHQRDAWEDTWRLLARYSGRLQGVFHCFGGTIEQAREIITGGHLVSFTGMVTFNNAETVRNTAAQVPPDAYMVETDCPYLSPVPFRGKRCEPAYVRIVAEAISRVRREGLDAVARQTTATAKAFFRLK; translated from the coding sequence ATGTTGATTGACACACATGCTCATTTAGATGAGTTAGAGTATACTCTGGATCTAGAAACAGTAATTACTCGTGCAGCTGATGCAGGTGTTCATCGCGTACTGAGTATTGGAACTGGGCTTCGAAGCAGCCTACAAGTGGTGTCTCTCGCGGAGAGATTTCCTTCCCTATATGCAGTTGTTGGGGTTCATCCAACTAACATTGAGAAAGAGGGGGGGGATTTTTTCGAACAGCTTCAGGAAGTCGCTTTGCATCCCAAGGTTGTTGCTATTGGTGAAACTGGGCTGGATTTTCACTGTCTTCCTAGTAAGAGTGGAGCACCCCTTCGTGGCCGGTCTTCAAAGGAAGTAGACAGTGCTGCCGTAGACAGGGCATATAAATCTCTCCAAGTCCGGGTGTTCTTACAGCATTTAGATCTAGCCGCACAACTTGGTCTCAACGTAGTCATTCACCAAAGAGATGCATGGGAGGACACATGGCGTCTCCTTGCTCGCTATTCTGGGCGGCTGCAGGGAGTCTTCCATTGCTTTGGAGGAACGATCGAACAGGCTAGGGAGATTATTACAGGAGGTCACCTTGTCTCTTTTACTGGGATGGTGACATTTAATAATGCCGAAACTGTACGTAACACGGCCGCTCAAGTACCCCCTGACGCTTATATGGTGGAGACAGATTGTCCCTACCTTTCGCCTGTACCATTTAGAGGCAAAAGATGCGAACCCGCTTATGTCCGGATAGTGGCAGAAGCCATTTCTCGGGTGCGCAGGGAGGGCCTTGACGCTGTTGCTCGGCAGACTACCGCTACGGCTAAAGCATTTTTTCGGCTGAAGTAG
- a CDS encoding 4'-phosphopantetheinyl transferase superfamily protein, which translates to MSFPFKYKDERGLDISRKYPFVPINGQVLGFGEVHLWGWLFSGRKDTCAMVQRIAGVYSGSTPRKVRLRYLPGGKPHFGRKGPHFSLSHTDGRVLAAFSRFSIGLDIEKESRSVSANKIARRCFHSSECLALASCPQENLQKIFLRMWVQKEAAVKLAGEGIALGLKKIKIKTNTPSWRVYRQDRRLHIKEINPWPGIVGALASECQFIVTVFREN; encoded by the coding sequence ATGAGTTTTCCCTTCAAGTATAAAGATGAGAGGGGTTTGGATATCTCCAGAAAGTATCCCTTCGTTCCAATCAATGGCCAAGTTTTGGGATTTGGGGAGGTCCACCTATGGGGATGGCTCTTTTCCGGAAGAAAAGACACTTGTGCTATGGTCCAACGTATCGCTGGTGTCTACTCAGGAAGTACGCCCAGAAAGGTGCGCTTGAGATATTTGCCTGGTGGAAAACCGCACTTTGGGAGGAAGGGACCTCATTTCAGTCTTTCCCATACAGATGGCAGGGTTCTTGCAGCGTTTTCCCGATTTTCTATAGGACTAGACATAGAAAAGGAAAGCCGCTCTGTCTCTGCAAACAAGATTGCCCGCCGATGCTTTCATTCTTCCGAATGTCTCGCTTTAGCGTCCTGCCCTCAAGAGAATCTTCAGAAGATTTTTCTTCGCATGTGGGTTCAAAAGGAAGCCGCTGTTAAGTTAGCTGGTGAGGGGATAGCTCTTGGGCTAAAAAAGATCAAGATAAAGACAAATACGCCTTCCTGGCGGGTATATCGACAGGACAGGAGGCTTCATATAAAGGAAATCAACCCCTGGCCAGGGATTGTAGGTGCTCTGGCATCGGAGTGCCAGTTTATAGTGACAGTTTTCCGAGAAAACTAA